The Vicia villosa cultivar HV-30 ecotype Madison, WI linkage group LG1, Vvil1.0, whole genome shotgun sequence genome includes a region encoding these proteins:
- the LOC131662392 gene encoding uncharacterized protein LOC131662392, whose product MKEKRDAQCTESDHSQNLVDKTDVSDARKKRRLILQNKKSSCGQPSSAPSLSTVSPVSIPNVEDRAHSIDARKKRRLILENRKFSVIQPETQYSKVPLSNSEDDCSLSNTSDSEDDMEQAPLANSNLQGDQIWECTYCHAHMWLQERASKTKKGHVPTFHRCCRGGKIFVPLLEEPPPLLRHLLFNKTSTESKNYQNNIRTYNSMFSFTSPGMKFDTTYSKKGGPPTLRLHGQTCHRIGTLLPETGDRLQYAQLYIYDTDNEVTNRMKCFRDNTEIDENIVHNLKIMLDEFNIHAKVFRMAGDVLDDNAFLDLKLRVICDRPEDVRVYNKRTVSEVAALIVGDINSAYGYRKNILHRYHHETEVTRQNRQSIKGWLSYRLQDRSEEAKTLLHSRRLFQPFLVDGYCMMESERLNWLRNNQSKLRVGKYNRLTDECNNDDGRQQQKRGKRVVLPSPFVGGKRYMDQLYFDGMAISSRLGFPDLFITFTCNPTWPKIIRALSETGLQPDDRPDIITKVFKIKFDELIADITKKHVLGKVLAFMYTIEFQKRGLPHAHILIFLHPQSKYPTPSDIDNIICAEIPDPAVHPRLYALVKSNMMHGPCGVARTTSTCMKHGKCSKYFPKKFNEETIVDAEGYPLYRRRSKTHVIEKNGITLDNRHVVPYNKRFILKYNAHINMEWCNQSTSIKYLFKYISKGYDRITASVSTNNNEPVDEIKQYLDCRYISPCEACWRIYSFHIHGRRPAVERMFYHLVGEKAVYYTDHDRMENVLENASVTDSMFTGCLSANSKYTMAQSLTYGQFVSKFVYHKKEREWRPRKKGFTIGRLIWVPPTTGELFYLRMMLTVAKGPKSYEEIRKVGNTQYETFRDACFAMGFLEDDKEYIGALKEASEWGSGHFVQKLFVVMLLSDAVNRPAHIWKESWQLLSDGVLHAQRQLALNTELVLTDAELQHLTLIEIEKLLQENKRTLKDFKPIPYPDGYVLQQLGNRLIYDERNYNIAKTKTEFTNLFGGLTVMLLKKPNFVKDLTDHLDPDEQRAMYQKIMRAVESQNGAVFFLHGYGGTGKTYMWRTLAAALRSKHDICLTVATSGIASLLLPGGRTAHSKFKIPVPTLDNSTCKIEYTDDVGDLLRQTKLIIWDEAPMAHKHTFEALDRTLRDVMSKYGNSKEMFGGKVVDFGGDFRQILPVVPRGSRSDIVHSAINASYIWNFVQC is encoded by the exons ATGAAGGAGAAGAGAGATGCACAATGCACTGAATCAGATCATTCTCAAAACTTGGTAGATAAAACTGATGTAAGTGATGCAAGGAAGAAAAGAAGGCTGATATTGCAAAATAAGAAATCATCATGTGGTCAGCCCAGCAGCGCCCCATCCCTAAGTACAGTCTCCCCAGTTTCTATTCCAAATGTAGAAGATAGAGCTCATTCAATTGATGCTCGCAAGAAAAGAAGGCTTATATTGGAGAATAGAAAGTTTTCTGTCATACAACCGGAAACACAATATTCCAAAGTGCCACTGTCTAATTCCGAGGATGATTGCAGCTTATCCAATACTTCAGACTCTGAGGATGATATGGAACAAGCACCCTTAGCAAATTCAAATTTACAAG GGGATCAAATATGGGAATGTACATATTGTCATGCACACATGTGGCTTCAAGAACGTGCCAGTAAAACCAAAAAGGGACATGTTCCAACATTCCATCGCTGTTGTCGCGGTGGTAAAATTTTTGTACCTTTACTTGAAGAGCCACCCCCACTGTTGAGACATCTGCTGTTTAACAAAACATCTACCGAGagcaaaaattatcaaaataatattcgAACATACAACTCAATGTTTTCGTTTACTTCTCCTGGAATGAAATTTGACACCACATATTCAAAGAAAGGAGGACCACCAACTTTGAGACTCCACGGTCAAACCTGTCATCGAATAGGTACTCTACTACCAGAAACTGGAGACCGTCTGCAATATGCTCAGCTATATATTTATGACACAGATAATGAAGTTACTAATAGAATGAAGTGTTTCAG AGACAATACTGAAATTGACGAGAACATTGTTCATAATTTGAAGATCATGTTAGATGAGTTCAATATTCATGCAAAAGTTTTTAGAATGGCGGGGGATGTCCTGGACGATAATGCATTCTTAGACTTAAAACTGAGGGTTATATGTGATAGACCTGAGGATGTACGCGTGTATAACAAACGAACGGTTTCAGAAGTTGCTGCACTAATTGTGGGAGACATTAATTCTGCTT ATGGTTATAGGAAAAATATATTGCATAGATATCACCATGAAACTGAGGTTACTCGCCAAAATCGTCAGAGCATCAAGGGCTGGCTTTCATACAGGTTACAAGACCGTAGCGAGGAGGCAAAAACTTTGCTACACTCACGCCGTCTGTTTCAACCGTTCTTGGTCGATGGTTATTGTATGATGGAATCTGAAAGGCTGAACTGGTTGCGAAATAATCAATCAAAATTAAGAGTTGGAAAATATAACAGGTTGACAGATGAATGCAATAACGATGATGGCAGACAACAACAAAAGCGGGGAAAGCGAGTTGTCTTGCCATCACCTTTTGTTGGGGGAAAAAGATATATGGATCAACTGTATTTTGACGGAATGGCAATTTCAAGTAGATTGGGTTTTCCAGACCTATTCATTACATTTACTTGCAATCCAACATGGCCAAAAATTATCCGTGCCTTGTCCGAAACTGGGTTACAACCAGACGATCGACCCGATATTATTACTAAagtcttcaaaatcaaatttgacGAGCTCATTGCAGATATAACAAAAAAGCATGTTCTAGGGAAAGTTTTGGCCT TTATGTACACTATTGAATTTCAGAAGAGGGGATTGCCACACGCACATATTTTGATTTTCTTACATCCTCAGAGCAAATACCCCACACCATCGGACATTGACAACATCATCTGTGCTGAAATACCAGACCCTGCTGTTCATCCAAGGTTGTATGCGTTGGTTAAATCTAACATGATGCACGGCCCATGTGGAGTGGCGCGCACGACATCAACCTGTATGAAACATGGTAAATGCTCTAAATACTTTCCAAAGAAGTTTAACGAGGAAACTATTGTTGATGCAGAAGGTTATCCCCTCTATAGGAGAAGATCAAAAACCCACGTTATTGAAAAAAATGGTATCACATTGGACAACCGTCATGTGGTACCTTATAACAAAAGATTTATCCTCAAATATAACGCACATATAAACATGGAATGGTGTAACCAGAGCACTTCAATcaaatatcttttcaaatacaTTAGCAAAGGCTATGACAGAATAACAGCTTCCGTGTCAACCAACAACAATGAACCGGTTGATGAAATAAAACAATACTTAGATTGCAGATATATCTCACCATGTGAAGCATGCTGGAGAATTTACTCCTTTCACATTCATGGTAGAAGACCAGCAGTTGAACGTATGTTTTATCACCTGGTAGGCGAAAAGGCTGTTTACTACACTGATCACGATCGAATGGAAAATGTTTTGGAGAATGCAAGTGTTACTGATTCCATGTTTACTGGTTGCCTATCTGCAAACTCAAAGTATACTATGGCACAGTCACTCACTTATGGTCAATTTGTATCTAAGTTTGTTTACCACAAAAAAGAAAGGGAGTGGAGGCCCCGCAAAAAGGGATTCACCATTGGGAGATTGATATGGGTTCCACCAACAACAGGTGAACTTTTTTACCTGCGGATGATGTTGACCGTAGCCAAGGGACCAAAAAGTTATGAAGAAATTCGCAAGGTCGGTAATACCCAGTATGAAACATTTAGAGATGCATGCTTTGCCATGGGATTTCTGGAAGATGACAAAGAATATATTGGTGCTCTCAAAGAGGCCAGTGAATGGGGCTCTGGACATTTTGTCCAAAAACTATTTGTGGTGATGCTATTGTCAGACGCTGTTAATCGCCCAGCACACATTTGGAAGGAATCATGGCAGCTGTTATCTGATGGTGTCCTACATGCTCAAAGGCAATTGGCTTTAAATACAG AATTGGTTCTCACAGATGCCGAATTGCAACATTTGACCCTGATTGAAATAGAAAAGCTGCTTCAAGAAAATAAAAGGACACTAAAAGATTTCAAACCAATCCCTTATCCAGATGGATATGTTCTGCAACAATTAGGTAATAGACTGATATATGACGAACGCAATTATAACATTGCCAAAACAAAGACAGAATTCACAAATCTCTTTGGTGGACTTACAG TTATGCTATTGAAGAAACCCAATTTTGTGAAAGACCTTACTGATCACCTTGACCCAGATGAACAGAGAGCTATGTATCAAAAAATTATGCGCGCAGTTGAGTCGCAGAATGGTGCAGTCTTCTTCCTACATGGTTACGGTGGAACCGGTAAGACATACATGTGGAGAACACTGGCGGCAGCATTAAGGTCGAAGCATGATATATGTCTGACAGTCGCAACCAGTGGTATAGCGTCATTATTGTTGCCAGGAGGTCGAACTGCACATTCAAAATTTAAGATACCAGTCCCAACGCTAGATAATTCTACTTGCAAAATTGAGTACACTGATGATGTGGGAGACCTTCTTAGACAAACTAAACTAATTATTTGGGATGAGGCTCCAATGGCACACAAGCATACTTTTGAAGCACTTGATAGAACGCTCAGAGACGTAATGTCTAAATACGGTAACTCAAAGGAGATGTTTGGTGGAAAAGTTGTTGATTTTGGAGGTGATTTCAGGCAGATTTTACCTGTTGTCCCTCGAGGAAGCCGTTCGGATATTGTACATTCTGCCATAAATGCGTCTTACATATGGAATTTTGTTCAATGTTAA
- the LOC131662397 gene encoding uncharacterized protein LOC131662397 encodes MARPLAKICDINDTKELWKVSVRVHHKWTVVSNKREHFEMIFVDVSGGDIHVVVPAPHVQANVAAFRPSSHKFMLKFTAGTTVTDDNNAEIHPKSLVFTKFTDIINGNFNKDVLIDVIGMVESIGYSQTTSGARKQQINMMLRDGGENSINCTLWESYAEQFMKFKQERVDNSEFGGSMFIGFSLRLILGPGLKEHSEPAWERKFPLSVTNTFNVTVLGLNTDLLPMKEFIESFPKDYMITLSGQECSNSQLSITFCTTVGETKMLVASPYGWYYRGCHACSCIARGDRAPFECEAGHFTEAEIFRYKIEIEVTHAGNSCNFLFWDRECELLLGLSASQLRHTMIKAGIHDPLEFPLALDQMLDCKMAFKVKWQPRWKNASVVMLLKNDPFMKQPVVEATTTVRSEPNFVVVRTFTDLDVSSTHSTDPLTPTGKRHFPGASSESTTSDATCDGELSSNKLKKIIKIKKID; translated from the exons ATGGCAAGACCATTAGCAAAAATATGTGACATCAATGACACCAAAGAACTTTGGAAAGTTTCTGTTCGTGTGCACCACAAATGGACAGTTGTTTCGAACAAGAGGgagcattttgagatgatttttgTTGATGTATCG GGTGGTGACATACATGTTGTTGTTCCTGCACCACAT GTTCAGGCTAATGTTGCGGCTTTCAGACCTTCGTCTCATAAGTTTATGTTGAAGTTTACTGCTGGCACTACGGTTACGGATGATAACAACGCGGAAATACATCCCAAGTCGCTGGTGTTTACTAAATTTACTGATATAATAAACGGCAACTTTAACAAGGATGTGCTAATAG ATGTCATTGGTATGGTGGAAAGTATTGGGTATTCACAGACCACATCAGGTGCCCGGAAGCAGCAGATTAACATGATGCTGCGTGACGGGGG TGAGAATTCTATCAATTGCACGCTTTGGGAATCCTATGCTGAACAATTCATGAAGTTCAAGCAGGAGCGCGTAGATAattctgagttcggggg CTCGATGTTCATTGGATTCAGCCTAAGACTGATCCTGGGGCCTGGATTGAAGGAACACAGTGAACCTGCATGGGAAC GAAAGTTTCCACTGTCCGTGACAAACACGTTTAATGTTACCGTCCTTGGTCTGAATACTGATTTGCTACCGATGAAAGAGTTTATAGAAAG TTTTCCAAAGGATTACATGATTACGTTGTCTGGCCAGGAGTGTTCCAATTCACAGCTTTCG ATTACATTTTGTACGACTGTTGGAGAAACTAAAATGCTGGTTGCCTCTCCGTATGGCTGGTATTATCGTGGTTGTCATGCTTGCTCATGTATTGCGCGTGGTGACAGAGCTCCGTTTGAGTGTGAGGCTGGACATTTCACTGAGGCAGAGATTTTTAG GTATAAGATTGAGATCGAAGTTACTCATGCCGGGAATAGCTGTAACTTTCTATTTTGGGACCGAGAGTGTGAGTTACTTTTGGGATTGTCTGCTTCTCAGCTGCGTCATACAATGATTAAG GCTGGCATTCATGATCCCTTGGAATTCCCACTGGCATTAGATCAAATGTTGGATTGCAAGATGGCTTTCAAAGTTAAGTGGCAACCACGTTGGAAGAATGCCTCTGTCGTTATGCTATTGAAGAATGACCCTTTT ATGAAACAACCTGTTGTCGAAGCAACGACCACTGTTCGATCCGAACCTAATTTTGTCGTCGTAAGGACGTTTACT GATCTTGATGTGAGTTCGACGCACAGCACAGATCCACTTACTCCTACTGGAAAAAGACACTTTCCAGGCGCATCAAGCGAGTCAACAACCTCGGATGCCACATGTGATGGAGAACTTTCATCAAACAAgttaaagaaaattataaaaattaagaaGATAGATTAG